The following is a genomic window from Caldicellulosiruptor danielii.
ATATGTTGCTGCTTTAGTCGGATTTCTGTCTTTTAAAACAATTGAAGCTGCTGCTAAGGAAGCTGCTGTCTCTGCTACTACCGCAGAACCTGGACTGCTCTGGGTGACCTTAAATGAAGGTCTCTCCATTTGCATAACCTCAGCAGGACCCCACCATGCATGATCTTTACTTCCATCTCCAACCTGGTAATAGTATACATATTTGCTTGGATGACATTTTACAAAATAATCGTTAACCCACTCGATTTGGTTTAAGATATGTTCTAATTGGCCACTCTTAACAAACGCGTCTTTGTACTCGTATACTGCCCATGACAACATTGTGCCAGTATACGACATTGGAAGGTTAAATTTGACATGATCACCTGCATCGAACCATCCACCAGTTAGATCAAGTCCATTGTCTTGACCATCCTTTAATGCTGAATCACCACGCCAGTTGTTTCGTACCCAACTAGGAAGTTTACCAGACATCTGAAATTCGTAAAACATGATAGCTTTTTGTAAAGCTTCTCCATAGTTAAACGAACCAGCTCGAACCTCCTGCCATGGTTTAACCCCATATACCACTCCCAAAACAAATATAAAGATTACAACCATGGCAATAATTCTTCTGTAACGCTTCATAAATCTCTAACCCCCTCATTCAATTTATTTCAGTTTTAATTATATAACTAAAATGCGTATAAGCCAATTGATTTTTTTTGTCTAATTTGTTTGTTTAATTGTCAAAAATGCAGTACACCCTATATACTTTCTGTTCCTTAGATGCGCTTATATTTCTGATATTTCTTTTTATTGTAAAATTATAGCACAAATGTTTCTAATAATTTGTATTTTTTTGCCCTATTGGAGGTCAAAAAAATACAACATGATATTTAGTTTCTAAATGAAAACTAAACAAATTTGTTCTATGTAGAAATAATTGTTATATTTTATTGATTAAATTAGGAAGTGAATAAAACTTTTTTTTGATTATACAAAGTTAAATATTGGCTGCCGAGCAATGGCAGCCAATATTTAATGTAAGATATGTTAAAAGAGGGGGTTAGGGGATAGCTTTCTTCAGCGTTACAGAAGAATATACATGAATTTAGAATAACTTAATTTCTTTTAAATTTTTCATATATACTAAAAAAAAACGGCGTCTTGCCAGACGCCGTTTTCAACCACTCCTCAAGTATTTCACACCTCGAGTAGTTTCGGCAGCCTGGCAACCATAGGAAGTTTTTCTTCCGACAGGCCCATGGCTTTGCGCCCCTGCCTTTCGACAGGTTTGCCTTTTCGACTACCCACTTTCTATTCAATTTTTCTATATTTTATCTTTTTATATAAGGAATTATATCATTAACTCAGTAATTTGTCAACTACTTTTTCAACTTGGACCTCGAATAGGTGTGAAGATATTTACCACAGCGAAAGAATGTGCGAAAATAGTGAGGAGAAGGTCATAAAAAGAATAGAGGCTGCCTCCATCCCCACATGAATATAATTAGAAAGTGTAATCTCCCATTCAAAAGAAACATTCAAAAACTACCAGGATGAGAGGACAGTTGCCTGTGTATGTTATTATACCAAATCCATAAACTCAAGAATCTTTTTAAAAACAAGAAAAGTATTTCGAAAAGTGACAGGTAGAAAATAACAAAAGCATATTTAAAACTTCTAAAAAATTAGGTATATTAAAAACACTCTGTAAGAAAAGCTATATATTGTCCTTCTGAGGATAAGTCCAAAAAACTTTCTTCTGACCTCGAAAATCTCATTATTGAAAAACCTATAAGAACTCCCATAGAAAATATAGGCATTTATCCTTTCTATCTTTTCAGAAAATGTAGTATCAAAATAACCAAAAATACGATAAAATTTATTCTCAAACGAAATGCTGTTCCCTGGAAAAAAAAAGATTGTGTAAAAGTAGGTCTATATAATAATCTTTCATTCTATTTTTTATGTTGAACTTTGGTGCATAATAATTAAACAATGATAACTTCAAAAGATGAAAACGAACATATAAAAATATAATTTAGCTTGCAAAGAATAAAAAAAGATATATATAGTAACAAGTGCAATATTTGCAGCTAACCTTCAGTACACCACTAATTGCTTTTAGTTTATGTTTATATTTCGGGTTTCTTGAATATTGTCACCGTAATTCTCGCAAATGTAAAAAATGAACGGGAGGACACCATTCGCAAAGTTTTTAATTAAAAACTTTGGTCTCCTCCCCTCAATTCATTTTCCTATTTCAGTATGCATGGTAAACACAAGTCTTCAACATATAACAATTTTAATCATTTAATAATTTAATCATTTTCTTAGAGAAAACCATTACTTGCGCTTCATTATTTGTTAAACACAATTTTCACTATTCTGCTGTTATACGTATCTGCAACTATAATATTCCCTTTTAAGTCAAAACACACACCAGTTGGATAATTCAAATTGAATTTGTTTTTCTCATTTTTGCCCCAAGTATAAGCTTTTCTCATCTTTGTAGAATATAAAATAACTCGATGGTAATCAGTATCCGTGATAGCGATATTCACGCCACTCTGATCTATTGCAATACCTAATGGGTGATGAAGTTTAAAATAATTGCCTATTTTGTTATATATATTTACTACATTACCTTTCTGGTTTATAACAACAACCCTATTGTTTCCACTATCAGCTACATATAGATTTCCAGCTGGATCCACAGCAATACCGCGAGGGAAGTTCAATTTATCTCCTTTTATATTTAATTTTGTTATTTCAGACACAAATTGCCCTTTACTGTTGTATTTAACAATTTTACTTAGTGAATAATCACTAACATATATATAACCTTTTCTATCTACAGCAATTCCCATAGGAGTCTGTAATTTACCGCGTTTTACTTTAACTTTTTCCCATGAAGCAAGCCACTTACCATCTGGTGATAACTTTACTAATCTTGAATTTCCAGTATCTGCTACATATATATTGCCATTCTTATCGCAGGTAACTGCTGCAGGGTATGAAAACTGATTTTTCTGATTACCCTTCATTCCAATTGAAAAAACTTTCTTACCAGTAGGATCAAATTTCATT
Proteins encoded in this region:
- a CDS encoding NHL repeat-containing protein; its protein translation is MKRLIFVTMYLFVCVTILLTSVFAFASVSQIIPSKGKNEVLRLPNSVAVDSKGFIIVADTDNCRIMKFDPTGKKVFSIGMKGNQKNQFSYPAAVTCDKNGNIYVADTGNSRLVKLSPDGKWLASWEKVKVKRGKLQTPMGIAVDRKGYIYVSDYSLSKIVKYNSKGQFVSEITKLNIKGDKLNFPRGIAVDPAGNLYVADSGNNRVVVINQKGNVVNIYNKIGNYFKLHHPLGIAIDQSGVNIAITDTDYHRVILYSTKMRKAYTWGKNEKNKFNLNYPTGVCFDLKGNIIVADTYNSRIVKIVFNK